A stretch of the Lolium perenne isolate Kyuss_39 chromosome 3, Kyuss_2.0, whole genome shotgun sequence genome encodes the following:
- the LOC127343601 gene encoding pentatricopeptide repeat-containing protein At1g08070, chloroplastic, translating into MEACLLKTRPLHALLSDASTSRAARHLFDAVPRPTPALCGILLSALSRLSSHQELLQALSSMHRKGANVPVGCVPLVVKSCALSAASCQGRQVHCHALVRGLLGDVFVHTALVDFYAKNGDMGSAVRVFEEMPVKDPIPINCLITGYSKAGDVDKARKLFDGMSRRTSASWNSMIACYSHRGEFREALTLFDRMLGEGARPNAITITTVFSICAKSGDLDTGKRVRALVEEEDLQNVIVHTALMEMYVKCRAIDEARQEFDRMSRRDVVAWSTMIAGYAQNGRPHESLELFEKMKATDCRPNEVTLVGVLSACAQLGSDELVEQIGNYAESQRLPLTSYLGSALIDMYTRCGHVGRARGVFDRMEQKGVITWNSMIRGLAMNGFAEDAIGLYEKMEEDGVQPNEITFVALLAACTHAGLIDQGMSFFEEMKRKHHLSPQVEHCACIVDLHCKSGSLWEAYKFVCDMEVEPNAVIWTTLLSACRVHADVKLAKLAASKLLLMEPDNSSIYVLLSNIYADAGLWGDVREIRDLMRSKNVQKLSAYSWIKLDGEVHKFLVQDTYHPKSAEIYEVVDSLGLLLDRADSDPDLLV; encoded by the coding sequence ATGGAGGCCTGCCTCCTCAAGACCCGACCGCTCCACGCCCTCCTCTCCGACGCCAGCACCTCCCGCGCCGCACGCCACTTGTTCGACGCGGTGCCGCGCCCGACCCCGGCGCTCTGCGGCATCCTCCTCTCGGCGCTCTCCAGGCTCTCCTCGCACCAGGAGCTCCTCCAGGCCCTCTCTTCGATGCACCGCAAGGGCGCCAACGTCCCGGTCGGCTGTGTCCCGCTCGTCGTCAAGTCGTGCGCGCTCTCGGCTGCGTCCTGCCAGGGCAGGCAGGTGCACTGCCACGCGCTTGTACGCGGGCTTCTCGGGGATGTCTTTGTGCACACGGCCTTGGTGGATTTCTACGCCAAGAACGGGGACATGGGGTCTGCTGTGAGGGTCTTCGAGGAGATGCCGGTGAAGGATCCGATACCGATCAACTGTTTGATCACCGGATATTCAAAGGCCGGCGACGTGGATAAGGCCAGGAAGCTGTTTGATGGCATGTCCAGGAGGACGTCCGCTTCGTGGAATTCAATGATCGCGTGCTACTCTCACCGCGGAGAGTTCCGGGAAGCGTTGACGCTGTTTGACCGGATGCTGGGCGAGGGCGCGAGGCCAAACGCTATCACCATCACGACGGTGTTCTCGATCTGTGCCAAGTCCGGTGATCTTGATACTGGAAAGCGGGTAAGGGCTctggtcgaggaggaggacttgcaGAACGTGATAGTGCACACTGCTTTGATGGAGATGTATGTGAAGTGTCGGGCTATTGACGAGGCGCGTCAGGAGTTTGACCGTATGTCGCGGAGAGATGTCGTGGCATGGAGTACTATGATTGCTGGTTATGCGCAGAATGGCAGGCCACATGAGTCTCTAGAGCTGTTTGAGAAGATGAAGGCAACCGATTGCAGGCCAAATGAAGTGACACTTGTTGGCGTGCTGTCTGCGTGTGCTCAGCTGGGTTCTGATGAACTAGTAGAGCAGATTGGGAACTATGCCGAGAGCCAAAGACTGCCACTTACCAGTTACCTAGGATCCGCACTAATCGACATGTATACCAGGTGCGGGCATGTTGGCCGAGCCCGTGGTGTCTTCGACCGGATGGAACAAAAGGGGGTCATCACTTGGAACTCCATGATCAGAGGCCTAGCAATGAACGGCTTTGCAGAAGACGCGATCGGCTTGTATGAAAAGATGGAGGAGGACGGGGTCCAGCCTAACGAGATCACCTTTGTGGCACTGCTGGCAGCGTGCACACATGCTGGCTTGATAGACCAAGGCATGTCATTCTTTGAAGAGATGAAAAGGAAACACCATCTTTCCCCTCAAGTTGAGCATTGCGCATGCATAGTGGACCTCCACTGTAAATCAGGAAGTCTGTGGGAGGCGTACAAGTTCGTCTGTGACATGGAGGTCGAACCAAATGCAGTGATCTGGACCACTCTGCTCAGTGCCTGCAGAGTCCATGCTGATGTtaagctcgccaagctcgccgcgaGCAAGCTCCTGTTAATGGAGCCCGACAACTCGTCGATCTATGTCCTCTTGTCCAACATCTACGCCGATGCAGGTCTCTGGGGTGATGTGAGGGAGATAAGGGACCTGATGAGGAGCAAGAACGTGCAGAAGCTGTCTGCCTACAGTTGGATAAAGCTGGACGGTGaggtgcacaagttcttggtgcAAGACACATATCACCCGAAATCAGCCGAGATTTACGAGGTTGTCGACAGCCTGGGGTTGCTGCTGGACCGAGCCGACTCTGATCCCGACCTGCTAGTTTAA
- the LOC127343602 gene encoding protein IQ-DOMAIN 29 isoform X2: MGKSPAKWIKSVLLGKKSSKSSSAKAKDLLPKTANGNGHTAGKEPELSGNSPVISEPVLVTNGISNLANGSAVRNMVRNGSDTPISPEKLREELAATKAQAAFRGYLARRAFRALKGIIRLQALIRGHLVRRQAVSTLRATWLIVKFQAQVRGRNTRLSNAAMQLSVKFGRRNFGGDKSSDAWKEKLASNAYVRKLLSSSTSVQALHFQYDEMDPNSAYNWLERWTIGCIWRPVSKPKIVADGKPQVKKASYAMETKSAKLKRNVRKFSAATVETQTNTVEPEKSKRNPRKFSGSPADSVPDSQLSELEKVKRNLKKATNSMVEASKISNSKADASKVPNSITDEPKISDSMADSSKISSVVNGISGHHDNQCEKPLQSACEASFPPETHDPHSSDLLENSNMETPFLTEETSNEPSILAQADEVIELRNLDNGDDTIEKKEETRYKEEPLSNGQVRTKRRSSFSNSEYPESGTKNTPVPPRKPSYMAPTESLKAKLRGPPRLDFDLPVDKNGFTRRQSLPSAPNSKGVKTEWRR; encoded by the exons ATGGGGAAATCCCCGGCCAAGTGGATAAAGTCGGTGCTCCTCGGCAAGAAGTCATCAAAGTCCAGTTCTGCCAAGGCAAAGGATTTACTGCCG AAGACTGCAAACGGCAATGGACACACTGCTGGGAAGGAGCCTGAACTCTCTGGCAATTCTCCTGTGATCTCAGAGCCGGTACTCGTCACCAATGGAATATCCAACTTGGCCAACGGGAGCGCAGTCAGAAACATGGTCCGAAATGGGTCTGACACGCCAATTAGTCCCGAGAAACTGAGGGAAGAACTGGCAGCCACCAAGGCACAGGCGGCTTTTCGAGGTTACCTG GCACGCAGGGCATTCCGCGCGTTAAAAGGTATCATAAGACTTCAGGCACTGATTCGAGGGCATCTTGTAAGGAGGCAGGCTGTTTCGACACTTCGCGCGACATGGCTGATTGTAaagtttcaagctcaagttcgtgGAAGAAATACTAGACTTTCTAATGCTGCCATGCAATTATCTGTGAAGTTTGGACGACGTAACTTTGGG GGTGATAAGTCGTCGGATGCATGGAAGGAGAAGCTAGCTTCAAATGCATATGTCCGAAAG CTTTTGTCTTCGTCAACTTCCGTACAAGCTCTTCACTTTCAATATGACGAGATGGACCCCAATTCAGCCTACAACTGGCTGGAGAGATGGACAATAGGCTGCATCTGGAGACCTGTTTCCAAACCAAAAATAGTCGCTGATGGGAAACCACAAGTAAAGAAGGCCAGTTATGCCATGGAAACTAAATCAGCAAAGTTAAAGCGTAATGTTCGGAAGTTTTCTGCTGCTACAGTTGAGACTCAAACAAATACTGTTGAACCTGAAAAATCAAAAAGAAATCCAAGGAAATTCTCTGGATCGCCTGCTGATTCAGTACCAGATAGCCAGTTATCTGAACTTGAGAAGGTTAAAAGGAACCTTAAAAAAGCAACTAACTCCATGGTTGAGGCCTCTAAGATATCTAATTCAAAGGCTGATGCCTCGAAGGTACCAAATTCCATAACTGACGAGCCAAAGATATCTGATTCCATGGCTGACTCCTCAAAGATATCCAGTGTGGTGAATGGTATCTCTGGCCATCACGACAATCAATGTGAGAAACCACTGCAGAGTGCATGTGAGGCTTCGTTTCCTCCTGAAACTCACGATCCTCACAGTAGCGATCTTTTGGAAAATTCAAATATGGAGACACCATTCTTAACTGAGGAAACATCTAATGAACCTAGTATACTCGCTCAAGCAGATGAAGTCATTGaactgcgaaaccttgataatggAGATGATACcatagaaaagaaagaagaaactaGGTACAAGGAAGAGCCTCTGTCTAATGGACAAGTTAGAACTAAGAGGAGGTCTTCATTCTCTAATTCAGAATATCCAGAGAGTGGAACCAAGAACACTCCAGTTCCACCAAGGAAGCCAAGCTATATGGCTCCAACAGAATCCTTAAAGGCAAAATTGCGAGGACCACCCAGATTAGATTTTGATCTACCGGTTGACAAGAATGGCTTCACCCGCCGCCAGTCTCTTCCTTCTGCTCCAAACAGTAA AGGAGTCAAAACGGAATGGAGACGGTGA
- the LOC127343602 gene encoding protein IQ-DOMAIN 29 isoform X1, whose amino-acid sequence MGKSPAKWIKSVLLGKKSSKSSSAKAKDLLPKTANGNGHTAGKEPELSGNSPVISEPVLVTNGISNLANGSAVRNMVRNGSDTPISPEKLREELAATKAQAAFRGYLARRAFRALKGIIRLQALIRGHLVRRQAVSTLRATWLIVKFQAQVRGRNTRLSNAAMQLSVKFGRRNFGGDKSSDAWKEKLASNAYVRKLLSSSTSVQALHFQYDEMDPNSAYNWLERWTIGCIWRPVSKPKIVADGKPQVKKASYAMETKSAKLKRNVRKFSAATVETQTNTVEPEKSKRNPRKFSGSPADSVPDSQLSELEKVKRNLKKATNSMVEASKISNSKADASKVPNSITDEPKISDSMADSSKISSVVNGISGHHDNQCEKPLQSACEASFPPETHDPHSSDLLENSNMETPFLTEETSNEPSILAQADEVIELRNLDNGDDTIEKKEETRYKEEPLSNGQVRTKRRSSFSNSEYPESGTKNTPVPPRKPSYMAPTESLKAKLRGPPRLDFDLPVDKNGFTRRQSLPSAPNNRGVKTEWRR is encoded by the exons ATGGGGAAATCCCCGGCCAAGTGGATAAAGTCGGTGCTCCTCGGCAAGAAGTCATCAAAGTCCAGTTCTGCCAAGGCAAAGGATTTACTGCCG AAGACTGCAAACGGCAATGGACACACTGCTGGGAAGGAGCCTGAACTCTCTGGCAATTCTCCTGTGATCTCAGAGCCGGTACTCGTCACCAATGGAATATCCAACTTGGCCAACGGGAGCGCAGTCAGAAACATGGTCCGAAATGGGTCTGACACGCCAATTAGTCCCGAGAAACTGAGGGAAGAACTGGCAGCCACCAAGGCACAGGCGGCTTTTCGAGGTTACCTG GCACGCAGGGCATTCCGCGCGTTAAAAGGTATCATAAGACTTCAGGCACTGATTCGAGGGCATCTTGTAAGGAGGCAGGCTGTTTCGACACTTCGCGCGACATGGCTGATTGTAaagtttcaagctcaagttcgtgGAAGAAATACTAGACTTTCTAATGCTGCCATGCAATTATCTGTGAAGTTTGGACGACGTAACTTTGGG GGTGATAAGTCGTCGGATGCATGGAAGGAGAAGCTAGCTTCAAATGCATATGTCCGAAAG CTTTTGTCTTCGTCAACTTCCGTACAAGCTCTTCACTTTCAATATGACGAGATGGACCCCAATTCAGCCTACAACTGGCTGGAGAGATGGACAATAGGCTGCATCTGGAGACCTGTTTCCAAACCAAAAATAGTCGCTGATGGGAAACCACAAGTAAAGAAGGCCAGTTATGCCATGGAAACTAAATCAGCAAAGTTAAAGCGTAATGTTCGGAAGTTTTCTGCTGCTACAGTTGAGACTCAAACAAATACTGTTGAACCTGAAAAATCAAAAAGAAATCCAAGGAAATTCTCTGGATCGCCTGCTGATTCAGTACCAGATAGCCAGTTATCTGAACTTGAGAAGGTTAAAAGGAACCTTAAAAAAGCAACTAACTCCATGGTTGAGGCCTCTAAGATATCTAATTCAAAGGCTGATGCCTCGAAGGTACCAAATTCCATAACTGACGAGCCAAAGATATCTGATTCCATGGCTGACTCCTCAAAGATATCCAGTGTGGTGAATGGTATCTCTGGCCATCACGACAATCAATGTGAGAAACCACTGCAGAGTGCATGTGAGGCTTCGTTTCCTCCTGAAACTCACGATCCTCACAGTAGCGATCTTTTGGAAAATTCAAATATGGAGACACCATTCTTAACTGAGGAAACATCTAATGAACCTAGTATACTCGCTCAAGCAGATGAAGTCATTGaactgcgaaaccttgataatggAGATGATACcatagaaaagaaagaagaaactaGGTACAAGGAAGAGCCTCTGTCTAATGGACAAGTTAGAACTAAGAGGAGGTCTTCATTCTCTAATTCAGAATATCCAGAGAGTGGAACCAAGAACACTCCAGTTCCACCAAGGAAGCCAAGCTATATGGCTCCAACAGAATCCTTAAAGGCAAAATTGCGAGGACCACCCAGATTAGATTTTGATCTACCGGTTGACAAGAATGGCTTCACCCGCCGCCAGTCTCTTCCTTCTGCTCCAAACA ATAGAGGAGTCAAAACGGAATGGAGACGGTGA
- the LOC127343602 gene encoding protein IQ-DOMAIN 29 isoform X3, translating into MGKSPAKWIKSVLLGKKSSKSSSAKAKDLLPTANGNGHTAGKEPELSGNSPVISEPVLVTNGISNLANGSAVRNMVRNGSDTPISPEKLREELAATKAQAAFRGYLARRAFRALKGIIRLQALIRGHLVRRQAVSTLRATWLIVKFQAQVRGRNTRLSNAAMQLSVKFGRRNFGGDKSSDAWKEKLASNAYVRKLLSSSTSVQALHFQYDEMDPNSAYNWLERWTIGCIWRPVSKPKIVADGKPQVKKASYAMETKSAKLKRNVRKFSAATVETQTNTVEPEKSKRNPRKFSGSPADSVPDSQLSELEKVKRNLKKATNSMVEASKISNSKADASKVPNSITDEPKISDSMADSSKISSVVNGISGHHDNQCEKPLQSACEASFPPETHDPHSSDLLENSNMETPFLTEETSNEPSILAQADEVIELRNLDNGDDTIEKKEETRYKEEPLSNGQVRTKRRSSFSNSEYPESGTKNTPVPPRKPSYMAPTESLKAKLRGPPRLDFDLPVDKNGFTRRQSLPSAPNNRGVKTEWRR; encoded by the exons ATGGGGAAATCCCCGGCCAAGTGGATAAAGTCGGTGCTCCTCGGCAAGAAGTCATCAAAGTCCAGTTCTGCCAAGGCAAAGGATTTACTGCCG ACTGCAAACGGCAATGGACACACTGCTGGGAAGGAGCCTGAACTCTCTGGCAATTCTCCTGTGATCTCAGAGCCGGTACTCGTCACCAATGGAATATCCAACTTGGCCAACGGGAGCGCAGTCAGAAACATGGTCCGAAATGGGTCTGACACGCCAATTAGTCCCGAGAAACTGAGGGAAGAACTGGCAGCCACCAAGGCACAGGCGGCTTTTCGAGGTTACCTG GCACGCAGGGCATTCCGCGCGTTAAAAGGTATCATAAGACTTCAGGCACTGATTCGAGGGCATCTTGTAAGGAGGCAGGCTGTTTCGACACTTCGCGCGACATGGCTGATTGTAaagtttcaagctcaagttcgtgGAAGAAATACTAGACTTTCTAATGCTGCCATGCAATTATCTGTGAAGTTTGGACGACGTAACTTTGGG GGTGATAAGTCGTCGGATGCATGGAAGGAGAAGCTAGCTTCAAATGCATATGTCCGAAAG CTTTTGTCTTCGTCAACTTCCGTACAAGCTCTTCACTTTCAATATGACGAGATGGACCCCAATTCAGCCTACAACTGGCTGGAGAGATGGACAATAGGCTGCATCTGGAGACCTGTTTCCAAACCAAAAATAGTCGCTGATGGGAAACCACAAGTAAAGAAGGCCAGTTATGCCATGGAAACTAAATCAGCAAAGTTAAAGCGTAATGTTCGGAAGTTTTCTGCTGCTACAGTTGAGACTCAAACAAATACTGTTGAACCTGAAAAATCAAAAAGAAATCCAAGGAAATTCTCTGGATCGCCTGCTGATTCAGTACCAGATAGCCAGTTATCTGAACTTGAGAAGGTTAAAAGGAACCTTAAAAAAGCAACTAACTCCATGGTTGAGGCCTCTAAGATATCTAATTCAAAGGCTGATGCCTCGAAGGTACCAAATTCCATAACTGACGAGCCAAAGATATCTGATTCCATGGCTGACTCCTCAAAGATATCCAGTGTGGTGAATGGTATCTCTGGCCATCACGACAATCAATGTGAGAAACCACTGCAGAGTGCATGTGAGGCTTCGTTTCCTCCTGAAACTCACGATCCTCACAGTAGCGATCTTTTGGAAAATTCAAATATGGAGACACCATTCTTAACTGAGGAAACATCTAATGAACCTAGTATACTCGCTCAAGCAGATGAAGTCATTGaactgcgaaaccttgataatggAGATGATACcatagaaaagaaagaagaaactaGGTACAAGGAAGAGCCTCTGTCTAATGGACAAGTTAGAACTAAGAGGAGGTCTTCATTCTCTAATTCAGAATATCCAGAGAGTGGAACCAAGAACACTCCAGTTCCACCAAGGAAGCCAAGCTATATGGCTCCAACAGAATCCTTAAAGGCAAAATTGCGAGGACCACCCAGATTAGATTTTGATCTACCGGTTGACAAGAATGGCTTCACCCGCCGCCAGTCTCTTCCTTCTGCTCCAAACA ATAGAGGAGTCAAAACGGAATGGAGACGGTGA